A region from the Streptomyces sp. 3214.6 genome encodes:
- a CDS encoding WD40/YVTN/BNR-like repeat-containing protein, with the protein MRRLGNTRRTVRTARRGGRAAAAVCGAALAVLTALPAQAHTPGPPAPRWDLKDTGTTAVRFRGLAAVDRRTAWVAGTQGTVLRTTDGGESWRDVSPPGAADLQFRDIEAFDARRAVVLAIGEGEASRVYRTEDGGTTWTESFRNTDARAFYDCMTFFDRRHGLAMSDPVDGKFRILSTGDGGRSWKVLPNEGMPAAQDGEAGFAASGQCLVASGTHDVWLATGGAARARVLHSSDRGRTWTATDTPIPAGDPARGVFALAFRDRTHGLAVGGDYRADQPSPLAAATTGDAGRTWRPAATPPPAYRSGVAWLPHSRTAALAVGPTGTDLTTDAGRTWRTLDTGSYDTVDCTPDLGCWAAGEQGRVARLEG; encoded by the coding sequence ATGAGGCGCTTGGGGAACACGCGACGCACGGTACGGACAGCACGCAGGGGCGGCCGCGCGGCCGCGGCGGTCTGCGGGGCGGCGCTCGCCGTCCTGACCGCCCTGCCCGCCCAGGCGCACACACCGGGCCCGCCGGCCCCGCGCTGGGACCTCAAGGACACCGGCACCACCGCCGTACGGTTCCGTGGCCTCGCGGCGGTCGACCGCCGCACCGCGTGGGTCGCCGGCACCCAGGGCACCGTCCTGCGCACCACCGACGGCGGCGAGAGCTGGCGCGACGTCTCACCGCCCGGCGCGGCCGACCTGCAGTTCCGGGACATCGAGGCGTTCGACGCGCGCCGCGCCGTGGTGCTCGCCATCGGCGAGGGCGAGGCCTCACGCGTCTACCGCACCGAGGACGGCGGGACGACCTGGACGGAGTCCTTCCGCAACACCGACGCCCGCGCCTTCTACGACTGCATGACCTTCTTCGACCGCCGACACGGCCTCGCCATGAGCGACCCGGTCGACGGAAAGTTCCGCATCCTGTCGACCGGCGACGGCGGCCGCTCCTGGAAGGTGCTGCCGAACGAGGGCATGCCGGCCGCCCAGGACGGCGAGGCGGGCTTCGCCGCCAGTGGCCAGTGCCTGGTCGCCTCGGGGACCCACGACGTCTGGCTGGCGACCGGCGGGGCCGCACGCGCGCGGGTGCTGCACTCGTCCGACCGGGGGAGGACCTGGACGGCCACCGACACCCCAATCCCCGCGGGGGATCCCGCGCGAGGGGTCTTCGCCCTCGCCTTCCGCGACCGCACCCACGGCCTCGCCGTCGGCGGCGACTACCGCGCGGACCAGCCCTCCCCGCTCGCCGCCGCCACGACCGGCGACGCCGGGCGCACCTGGCGGCCCGCCGCCACACCCCCGCCCGCCTACCGCTCGGGCGTCGCCTGGCTCCCGCACAGCCGCACCGCCGCCCTCGCGGTCGGCCCCACCGGCACCGACCTGACCACCGACGCCGGCCGCACCTGGCGCACCCTCGACACGGGCTCGTACGACACCGTGGACTGCACCCCCGACCTCGGCTGCTGGGCCGCCGGCGAACAGGGGCGCGTGGCCCGCCTGGAGGGCTGA
- a CDS encoding SsgA family sporulation/cell division regulator gives MSTVIEQPVEARLVAAAPRMPSIPATLRYDRHDPFAVRMTFPAPATLEGVEVCWTFARDLLAAGLHEAEGHGDVRVRPYGYDRTVLEFHAPEGTAVVHVHSAEIRRFLQATSELVPTGTEYRQLDLDHDLAELMRDAC, from the coding sequence ATGTCCACCGTCATCGAGCAGCCCGTAGAGGCCCGTCTGGTCGCCGCTGCGCCCCGGATGCCGAGCATCCCCGCCACGCTGCGCTACGACCGGCACGACCCCTTCGCCGTGCGCATGACCTTCCCCGCCCCGGCCACCCTGGAGGGCGTCGAGGTCTGCTGGACGTTCGCCCGCGACCTGCTCGCCGCCGGCCTGCACGAGGCCGAGGGCCACGGCGATGTCCGGGTCCGCCCCTACGGGTACGACCGTACGGTCCTGGAGTTCCACGCGCCCGAGGGCACCGCCGTCGTGCACGTCCACTCGGCGGAGATCCGCCGCTTCCTGCAGGCCACGAGCGAACTGGTGCCCACCGGCACGGAGTACCGGCAGCTCGACCTCGACCACGACCTGGCGGAGCTGATGCGGGACGCCTGCTGA